GCGCAGTTCATAGTGGGGATTGCGATTATTTGTCAGCCGCACATCCTCACCAAATCCCTGCTGCTGAAAAGCGACGCGGATGTCAATAAATACCTCGCCGTCGGCATCACGGCGCAGCTGCTGTTCTTCTTCGTCGTGTTTACCGGTCTGTACATTCGTCTCACCTTTCCGGACCTCACCGCCGGCGGAACACCCATCCCGATGGACGGCCTCGTTTCGGCCTACGTCGTGAGCGAGTTCCCCGTGTTTGTGGGATTGCTCGTGGTGATGGGGCTCATCTCGGCGGGACTTTCCACGCTCGAAGGCCTCATTCAATCGCTTTCAACGACCATCACCAAGGACATCATTGATCCGCTTTTCGGCAAACAACTGAAGCTGAGCGAAAACACGGGACGTGCGGTCTTCATCAACAAGCTCGTGATTGTGGTGCTTGCGGTCGTGGCCGTTTTCGTGAGCTATGATCAGCTCGTGAATCCAAAGCTGAGTGTCGGCATCTTCGCGCAAAACGGCGTGTACGCGTACTTCTCGGCGGCTTTTGTGCCGATTCTGATGGGGATGTTCCTCAAAAACGTGCCGCTTGCCGCGCCGGTAGCGGCATCCGTAACGGCAGTTGTGGTGCACTTCACGATTTATTACGGGCAGATTGCCATCCCCTTCACCAAAGCGACAGGCGAAAACCCGGGTGTTGCGGCAGCGGTTGCGATTGTGTGCTCGGTGCTTGCCGGGGCGGTCGTGTACCTGTGGCATCAGCGGAAAGCAGTCCGTTAATTGCAGGGGGATGTGTCCCTTTTCGGGTGAACCCGCTGCACAAGCAAGAATAAAATCTTTATATTTGAATAATTGGATTATGAATTTATGAAGCCTCAAGCCATGCATACCGACTGGATTTCAAAATGGGCGCAGTACTCGCCTGAGGCGGTGATGCTGCAGGATGACGGCAATGGTGCGACCATCACCTACGCGCAGGCGCAGGCCATGCTGCTGCGCACAGCCGGACTGCTGCAGTCCCGCTACGGCATTGCCCCGGGCGACCGTGTTGCCGTGCTTGCGCTCAATCACATGGAGTACGTCGTTCTCTTTTTTGCGGTGCAGAAACTCGGGGCCATTCTCGTGCCCCTCAACTACCGGCTTGCCGCTCCCGAGCTCGACTATCAGCTCAGCGACAGCACGCCCAAACTGCTGCTTTTTGAGCAGGAATTTTTGGACACCCTCTCAAAAACTTCCTTCACCGGAGAAAAAGCGCTTTTGCAGGGTGAAGCCGGTTTTCTGGCACAGATGCACGGCACGGGCGGGAGCGCGTCCATCCCCCTGAATCCGCAGCACGAAGGTGCGCTTGAGGATGCCTGCATGATTCTTTACACCTCG
This genomic stretch from Cyclonatronum proteinivorum harbors:
- a CDS encoding sodium:solute symporter family transporter; translation: MELASQQLVTAAWILVGLYAAVILFFVIRGAKKITNIDDYALGSVLFSPYAVGLSLAASITSAATFIINPGFVALFGISGVLSMAIALPFAALISLVVLTKGFRRHGTTVKALTMAQWMQTMYKSRGYGIFFGFLSLLLITFVVLICVGLTKVLSASLNIPELYTLIGIVTFVFGYMMFGGANSMVYTNTIQAILMLIVAFVLLGSGYQHFSEGVHGFLEKLEAIDPLLVSTTNESSFLFRDFFEIFVAQFIVGIAIICQPHILTKSLLLKSDADVNKYLAVGITAQLLFFFVVFTGLYIRLTFPDLTAGGTPIPMDGLVSAYVVSEFPVFVGLLVVMGLISAGLSTLEGLIQSLSTTITKDIIDPLFGKQLKLSENTGRAVFINKLVIVVLAVVAVFVSYDQLVNPKLSVGIFAQNGVYAYFSAAFVPILMGMFLKNVPLAAPVAASVTAVVVHFTIYYGQIAIPFTKATGENPGVAAAVAIVCSVLAGAVVYLWHQRKAVR